DNA from Solirubrobacterales bacterium:
TGGGCAACCAGGTTTCATTGAGCGAGCAGCCAGTGTTGGGCGAAAGCGTCACGAACGGCGCGGGCCTCACCGGTGATGGGGAGCGACCCTGGGTGCGCGACCTCGTTGACGGCCAGGCCATCGATGCTGTGTTCGGCGTTCGAGAGCGCGAGCTGCGCCAGCGGCGAAACGGCGGGCAATGGCTCAGGCTGTCTGTGTGCGATCGCTCCGGGACGGTGGAGGCGGCCGTCTGGGATGGCGTTGAGGAGTCGTTCGAGATCGCCGTCCCGGGTTCCGCGGTTCACCTCAGCGGACGCTTCGGAGTTCATCCGCAGTACGGGCCGAAGATCACGGTTGAGGCGATCCGCCCCGCCGATCCAGGGGAGTTCGAGGGGGCAGATCTCGCCGATGGTCCCAGCGTGCCGGTGGAGCGCCTCGAGGCCGATCTCCGCGAGCTGCTCGAGACGATCCAGAGCCCCCAGCTTCGCGAGTTGCTCGACCGCTTCTTCGACCAGGGCTCGCCTCTCTGGGCCAGGTTCCGGGAGGCGCCGGCCGCCAAGTACTACCACCAGGCGTACCGCCACGGGCTTCTCGATCACACCGTCTCGGTTGCGCAGGCGGTGAGCGCCTCCGCCTCGGCCTTCGCCGGAGTGGACCGTGACATCGCGGTGACCGGGGCGCTGCTCCACGACATCGGCAAGACCATCGCCTACAACGACGACCCGCTGGGAATCGACCTCACCGATGCCGGCCGCCTGCAGGGTGAGATCCCCCTCGGCTACTACCTCGTCCGTCGCGAGATGGAGCGAATCGACGGGTTCGATCCGGAGCTTGCGCAGGCGATCCTTCACATCGTCCTCTCGCATCACGGGACGCTCGAGAACGGCTCGCCGGTGATCCCGGCCACCCGCGAGGCCACCCTGGTGCACGCAATGGACAACCTCGGCGGCCGGCTGGGCAGCTTCGATCGGATCGAGCGCGCGCTTCCGGATGGCGAGGCTTGGTCGCGGTTCGACCGCGGGATCGACTCCGCCGCCTACTTCCGGTCCCGAGCGGCTTAGGACTCACGCGGCTCCGCTGATCCGAGCGCCGGCGGCGGTCGCGGTCTACCCAACTCCAAGCGTTGCGAGGGTTGTCCCTTGATTTGGGGAAAACCGGTTCCTAGACTGATCGTAACCCGGCTGCCCAAAGGCCGGGGGCGCCCTGAAGATGACTGAGGAGGTCTGGACCGAAGTCGTGAACTCCGTTGCGCAGGACAAGAAGAGCAGGGAGGCGGCGCTGGCGAGCCTCGACGATAAGAGTGGGCCTTCGGCCGAGGACCCCGTGGTGGTGGCCAGAAGGCGCGTCTTCCTGCTCCTCGAAGCCCACCGCGAAGAGCTGGGCGTCCAGGTGCGACGCCGAGTGCGGGTCCAGGGGCGCTATGAGGACCTGTGCCTGATCAAGATGGTGACTCGCCTGGAACGCGATTACCTCACCCGGCCTTCGCCCGGCGCCGGCGCTTCACCGGGGGTCGTCCGTGGCGCGTACGGAATCGCCGATTGGGCGAAGCCATGGG
Protein-coding regions in this window:
- a CDS encoding HD domain-containing protein, yielding MGNQVSLSEQPVLGESVTNGAGLTGDGERPWVRDLVDGQAIDAVFGVRERELRQRRNGGQWLRLSVCDRSGTVEAAVWDGVEESFEIAVPGSAVHLSGRFGVHPQYGPKITVEAIRPADPGEFEGADLADGPSVPVERLEADLRELLETIQSPQLRELLDRFFDQGSPLWARFREAPAAKYYHQAYRHGLLDHTVSVAQAVSASASAFAGVDRDIAVTGALLHDIGKTIAYNDDPLGIDLTDAGRLQGEIPLGYYLVRREMERIDGFDPELAQAILHIVLSHHGTLENGSPVIPATREATLVHAMDNLGGRLGSFDRIERALPDGEAWSRFDRGIDSAAYFRSRAA